In Curtobacterium sp. TC1, the following proteins share a genomic window:
- a CDS encoding cation:proton antiporter regulatory subunit yields MVDVHRVKLPGVGVLHSFYTDDGGKCGVITHRSGHSDLISFADVSDGADKSEKVSLRLSEDEAHTLAELLGGTRITEGLDKLDEIPGLSIDWFSVDYDDAIAGKPLGDLHDSGFIGLTVVAVVRGDSANPAPSPDFVVFPGDTIVVAGSPEKVAKAFSFYRSGELAAASAEAPRKS; encoded by the coding sequence ATGGTCGACGTCCATCGCGTCAAACTCCCCGGAGTCGGCGTGCTGCACAGCTTCTACACCGACGACGGTGGCAAGTGCGGTGTCATCACGCACCGGTCGGGTCACTCCGACCTCATCTCGTTCGCCGACGTCTCCGACGGCGCGGACAAGTCCGAGAAGGTCTCGCTGCGCCTCAGCGAGGACGAGGCGCACACCCTCGCCGAACTCCTGGGCGGCACCCGGATCACCGAGGGCCTCGACAAGCTCGACGAGATCCCCGGCCTGTCCATCGACTGGTTCTCGGTCGACTACGACGACGCGATCGCCGGCAAGCCCCTCGGCGACCTGCACGACTCCGGCTTCATCGGCCTGACCGTCGTGGCCGTCGTCCGTGGCGACAGCGCCAACCCGGCACCCTCGCCGGACTTCGTCGTGTTCCCCGGGGACACCATCGTCGTCGCCGGCTCCCCCGAGAAGGTCGCCAAGGCCTTCTCCTTCTACCGCAGCGGAGAGCTTGCGGCCGCATCGGCCGAGGCCCCGCGGAAGAGCTAG
- a CDS encoding glycerol-3-phosphate dehydrogenase/oxidase: MAKSSTTKQTSSAGRPGDVVPGAGFDPAAKLGPDERAAAIETLKTKELDVLVVGGGIVGAGSALDAVTRGLTVGIVEARDWGSGTSSRSSKLVHGGIRYLEQLNFGLVREALIERGLLLQRIAPHLVKPVRFLYPLNHRVWERFYIGIGMAMYDAFSWSGGRPPGVPHHRHLSRTQVLRSMPSLKKDAFVGGMTYYDAQVDDARYVASLVRTAVSYGAHAASRIRIEGFIKVGERVVGAQAHDIQTGERFEIRAKQVVNATGVWTDDTQAMIGTRGQFKVRASKGVHLVIPRDRFQSNMGMILRTEKSVLFVIPWGRHWLVGTTDTDWYLDKAHPAATAADIDYILEHVNKVLRVPLTREDVEGVYAGLRPLLAGESDQTSKLSREHVVAHTVPGLVVVAGGKWTTYRVMGKDAIDEAVAAMDGKIPASTTEDIPLLGAEGYPAAWNRRARTARSFNVHKVRIEHLLNRYGTLATEVLQLVEQDPTLAEPLPGADDYIGAEVVYAASHEGALHLEDVLARRTRISIEAWDRGESAAPVAAKLMADVLGWDQETTEHEVSNYLKRVAAERESQLQPDDESADRVRLEAPDIAFGFDEDDVVVGGGRSSGAEGAKASDEQVVGEKTSEPE, from the coding sequence ATGGCGAAGTCCAGCACCACGAAGCAGACCAGTTCGGCCGGACGTCCTGGCGACGTCGTGCCAGGAGCGGGGTTCGACCCCGCGGCCAAGCTCGGCCCCGACGAACGCGCGGCCGCGATCGAGACCCTCAAGACGAAGGAGCTCGACGTCCTGGTCGTGGGCGGCGGCATCGTCGGTGCGGGCAGTGCGCTCGACGCCGTCACCCGCGGTCTGACCGTCGGCATCGTCGAGGCCCGCGACTGGGGTTCCGGCACGTCGAGCCGTTCGTCGAAGCTCGTGCACGGCGGCATCCGCTACCTGGAGCAGCTGAACTTCGGGCTCGTGCGCGAGGCCCTCATCGAACGCGGGCTGCTGCTGCAGCGGATCGCCCCGCACCTGGTGAAGCCGGTGCGCTTCCTGTACCCGCTCAACCACCGCGTGTGGGAGCGGTTCTACATCGGCATCGGCATGGCGATGTACGACGCCTTCAGCTGGTCCGGTGGACGCCCGCCCGGGGTCCCGCACCACCGGCACCTCAGCCGCACGCAGGTGCTCCGCTCGATGCCGTCGCTCAAGAAGGACGCCTTCGTCGGCGGCATGACCTACTACGACGCCCAGGTCGACGACGCCCGCTACGTGGCCTCGCTCGTCCGCACCGCGGTGTCCTACGGTGCCCATGCCGCGAGCCGGATCCGGATCGAGGGCTTCATCAAGGTGGGGGAGCGCGTCGTCGGCGCGCAGGCCCACGACATCCAGACCGGGGAGCGGTTCGAGATCCGCGCGAAGCAGGTCGTGAACGCCACGGGTGTCTGGACGGACGACACGCAGGCGATGATCGGTACCCGCGGGCAGTTCAAGGTGCGGGCGTCGAAGGGCGTGCACCTGGTCATCCCGCGCGACCGGTTCCAGTCGAACATGGGCATGATCCTGCGCACCGAGAAGAGCGTGCTGTTCGTGATCCCGTGGGGCCGGCACTGGCTGGTCGGCACGACCGACACCGACTGGTACCTCGACAAGGCGCACCCGGCGGCGACCGCTGCGGACATCGACTACATCCTCGAGCACGTCAACAAGGTGCTCCGCGTCCCGCTCACCCGCGAGGACGTCGAGGGTGTCTACGCGGGCCTCCGGCCGTTGCTGGCGGGGGAGTCCGACCAGACCTCGAAGCTCAGCCGCGAGCACGTCGTGGCGCACACCGTGCCCGGGCTCGTCGTCGTCGCCGGCGGCAAGTGGACGACCTACCGGGTGATGGGGAAGGACGCAATCGACGAGGCCGTCGCCGCGATGGACGGCAAGATCCCGGCGTCGACGACCGAGGACATCCCACTGCTCGGGGCCGAGGGGTACCCGGCCGCGTGGAACCGTCGCGCACGGACCGCCCGCAGCTTCAACGTGCACAAGGTCCGCATCGAGCACCTGCTGAACCGCTACGGCACCCTGGCCACCGAGGTGCTGCAGCTCGTCGAGCAGGACCCGACCCTGGCCGAGCCGCTGCCGGGCGCCGACGACTACATCGGTGCCGAGGTCGTGTACGCCGCCTCGCACGAGGGGGCCCTGCACCTGGAGGACGTCCTCGCCCGCCGCACCCGCATCTCGATCGAGGCCTGGGACCGCGGTGAGTCGGCGGCCCCGGTCGCCGCGAAGCTCATGGCCGACGTGCTCGGCTGGGACCAGGAGACGACCGAGCACGAGGTGTCGAACTACCTGAAGCGCGTGGCTGCGGAACGCGAGTCGCAGCTGCAGCCCGACGACGAGAGCGCCGACCGCGTGCGGCTCGAGGCGCCGGACATCGCGTTCGGCTTCGACGAGGACGACGTCGTCGTGGGTGGCGGCCGCAGCAGCGGCGCGGAGGGCGCGAAGGCGTCGGACGAGCAGGTGGTGGGGGAGAAGACGAGCGAGCCGGAGTAG
- a CDS encoding GuaB3 family IMP dehydrogenase-related protein, which yields MSEVEIGAGKRGRRAYAFDDIAVVPSRRTRDPRDVSVQWSIDAFTFASPILSAPMDSVSSPATVIQMGKLGILGVLDLEGLWTRYEDPTPYYDEIKSLTDGNVTKRMQEIYSEPIKPELITARLAEIRAAGVPVAGSLSPQRTQEFSKTVVDAGVDLFVIRGTTVSAEHVSQNEEPLNLKKFIYELDVPVIVGGASTYTSALHLMRTGAAGVLVGFGGGAASTTRAALGIHAPMATAVADVAGARRDYLDESGGRYVHVIADGGLDTAGDIVKAIAVGADAVMLGTALARATEAPGGGFHWGAEAHHPELPRGRRVEVGTIAPLENVLNGPTPTHDGRANLVGALRRSMATTGYSDAKEFQRVEVVVAPYHQ from the coding sequence GTGAGCGAAGTCGAGATCGGTGCAGGCAAGCGCGGACGTCGGGCGTACGCGTTCGACGACATCGCAGTGGTCCCCTCCAGGCGGACGCGTGACCCGCGCGACGTCAGCGTGCAGTGGTCGATCGACGCGTTCACCTTCGCGTCGCCGATCCTCTCCGCGCCGATGGACTCCGTGTCCTCGCCGGCCACGGTCATCCAGATGGGCAAGCTCGGCATCCTGGGCGTCCTCGACCTCGAGGGGCTGTGGACCCGGTACGAGGACCCGACGCCCTACTACGACGAGATCAAGTCGCTCACCGACGGCAACGTCACGAAGCGCATGCAGGAGATCTACTCCGAGCCGATCAAGCCGGAGCTGATCACCGCCCGCTTGGCCGAGATCCGTGCCGCCGGGGTCCCGGTCGCCGGCTCGCTCAGCCCGCAGCGCACGCAGGAGTTCTCGAAGACGGTCGTCGACGCCGGTGTCGACCTGTTCGTCATCCGCGGCACGACGGTCTCGGCCGAGCACGTGTCGCAGAACGAAGAGCCCCTCAACCTCAAGAAGTTCATCTACGAGCTCGACGTCCCGGTGATCGTGGGCGGTGCCTCGACCTACACGTCGGCGCTGCACCTGATGCGCACCGGTGCCGCCGGTGTCCTCGTCGGGTTCGGCGGCGGCGCTGCGTCGACCACGCGCGCCGCGCTCGGCATCCACGCGCCGATGGCCACCGCGGTCGCCGACGTCGCCGGCGCCCGTCGTGACTACCTGGACGAGTCGGGCGGCCGCTACGTGCACGTCATCGCCGACGGCGGTCTCGACACCGCCGGCGACATCGTCAAGGCGATCGCGGTCGGCGCCGACGCCGTCATGCTCGGCACCGCGCTCGCCCGTGCCACCGAGGCGCCCGGCGGCGGCTTCCACTGGGGTGCCGAGGCGCACCACCCGGAGCTGCCCCGAGGTCGTCGGGTCGAGGTGGGCACGATCGCCCCGCTCGAGAACGTGCTGAACGGTCCGACGCCGACCCACGACGGCCGTGCCAACCTCGTCGGTGCGCTGCGCCGATCGATGGCGACGACCGGATACTCCGACGCCAAGGAGTTCCAGCGAGTAGAAGTGGTCGTGGCGCCGTACCACCAGTGA
- a CDS encoding ABC transporter ATP-binding protein — MTDAVDPTNASSASNPSQAATLEREPVLSAKNLVAGYLPGVNILNGCDLDCYPGELIGIIGPNGAGKSTLLKALFGLVSIREGSVTLQGEDITNLKANKLVQAGVGFVPQTNNVFPSLSIEENLQMGLYLRPRKFAERLEVIYDLFPVLAQRRGQRAGSLSGGERQSVAMARALMMDPKVLLLDEPSAGLSPVRQDETFLRTRRINKAGVSIVMVEQNARRCLQICDRGYVLDQGRNAYSGTGKELADDPKVIELYLGTLAKDVDAGR; from the coding sequence ATGACGGACGCAGTCGACCCCACGAACGCGAGCAGCGCCTCCAATCCGTCCCAGGCGGCCACGCTGGAACGCGAGCCGGTGCTGAGCGCGAAGAACCTCGTCGCCGGGTACCTGCCGGGCGTGAACATCCTGAACGGCTGCGACCTGGACTGCTACCCCGGCGAGCTGATCGGGATCATCGGACCGAACGGTGCGGGCAAGTCCACGCTGCTCAAGGCCCTGTTCGGTCTCGTGTCGATCCGCGAGGGATCGGTCACGCTGCAGGGTGAGGACATCACGAACCTCAAGGCGAACAAGCTCGTCCAGGCCGGCGTCGGCTTCGTCCCGCAGACGAACAACGTGTTCCCCTCGCTGTCCATCGAGGAGAACCTGCAGATGGGGCTGTACCTGCGGCCCCGCAAGTTCGCCGAGCGACTCGAGGTCATCTACGACCTGTTCCCGGTGCTCGCGCAGCGGCGCGGCCAGCGGGCCGGCTCCCTGTCCGGCGGTGAGCGACAGTCGGTCGCGATGGCACGCGCGCTGATGATGGACCCGAAGGTGCTCCTGCTCGACGAGCCGAGCGCGGGCCTGTCGCCGGTGCGGCAGGACGAGACGTTCCTGCGGACCCGACGGATCAACAAGGCCGGTGTGTCGATCGTCATGGTGGAGCAGAACGCGCGACGCTGTCTGCAGATCTGCGATCGTGGGTACGTGCTCGACCAGGGGCGGAACGCGTACTCGGGCACGGGGAAGGAACTCGCGGACGACCCGAAGGTCATCGAGCTGTACCTCGGGACGCTCGCCAAGGACGTCGACGCAGGGCGCTAG
- a CDS encoding ABC transporter ATP-binding protein, with translation MSETYGYTKADPILTVDGVTRHFGGMTAVDVDHLEVQRGSITALIGPNGAGKTTFFNLLTGFDKPSPGARTQFNGATLQKTSATHIANRGMVRTFQLTKALSRLTVMQNMLLGARDQPGENFFAALIKPVWAKREREITAKAEDLLARFKLDDKADDYAGSLSGGQRKLLEMARALMSDPTMIMLDEPMAGVNPALTQSLLGHIQSLRDDGMTVLFVEHDMHMVRHISDWVVVMAEGKVVAEGPADTVMDDQAVIDAYLGAHHDTDLGDDSLLTEETFEELAEEVAEEDAADAAAEEKTR, from the coding sequence GTGTCTGAGACCTACGGCTACACGAAGGCCGACCCGATCCTCACCGTCGACGGCGTCACCCGGCACTTCGGCGGCATGACCGCCGTGGACGTCGACCACCTCGAGGTCCAGCGCGGTTCCATCACGGCCCTGATCGGCCCCAACGGTGCCGGCAAGACGACCTTCTTCAACCTGCTGACCGGCTTCGACAAGCCGAGCCCCGGCGCGAGGACGCAGTTCAACGGCGCGACCCTGCAGAAGACGAGTGCGACCCACATCGCCAACCGCGGCATGGTGCGCACGTTCCAGCTGACGAAGGCGTTGTCGCGGCTCACCGTCATGCAGAACATGCTCCTCGGCGCCCGCGACCAGCCCGGCGAGAACTTCTTCGCGGCGCTGATCAAGCCCGTGTGGGCGAAGCGGGAGCGCGAGATCACCGCGAAGGCCGAGGACCTCCTCGCCCGCTTCAAGCTCGACGACAAGGCCGACGACTACGCCGGCTCGCTGTCGGGCGGGCAGCGGAAGCTCCTCGAGATGGCCAGGGCGCTGATGTCCGACCCGACGATGATCATGCTCGACGAGCCGATGGCGGGCGTGAACCCCGCGCTGACGCAGTCGCTGCTCGGGCACATCCAGTCCCTGCGCGACGACGGCATGACCGTGCTCTTCGTCGAGCACGACATGCACATGGTCCGGCACATCTCGGACTGGGTGGTCGTGATGGCCGAGGGCAAGGTCGTCGCCGAGGGGCCGGCCGACACCGTGATGGACGACCAGGCGGTCATCGACGCGTACCTCGGTGCGCACCACGACACCGACCTGGGCGACGACTCGCTCCTCACCGAGGAGACCTTCGAGGAACTCGCGGAGGAAGTCGCGGAAGAAGACGCGGCGGACGCAGCAGCAGAGGAGAAGACCCGATGA